A stretch of the Nothobranchius furzeri strain GRZ-AD chromosome 5, NfurGRZ-RIMD1, whole genome shotgun sequence genome encodes the following:
- the LOC139069903 gene encoding uncharacterized protein yields the protein MFSLKEFLRAPSREALEACRKSDLVEVAEHLDLHGTRTMTKQVLKETVIAALENLNLLPAKGTGDLPVLSPRADDAASHENGAGPSSAAPEETAPGYQTPPAHSKTPSSPLTLPKSDPVSPASTPSSLERFNLRLKVRMAQLKYEAEEKEKRRLMEMELEIRRMDLEADTQIKLKRLELEAQAWRRAEISQQNDPHVDTHKVVTEPDTTREETTPGIKQRLDISKCIVLVPPFREFEVDSYFQIFERIAAALEWPRDVWALILQCKLTGKAQENV from the exons ATGTTTTCTTTAAAGGAGTTTCTGCGTGCACCGTCGCGGGAAGCGCTCGAGGCCTGCCGCAAGAGcgatctggtggaggtggctgagcaCCTTGATCTCCATGGCACCCGCACAATGACGAAACAGGTTCTAAAAGAGACAGTTATTGCTGCCTTGGAAAACTTGAACTTGTTGCCTGCAAAAGGGACTGGAGATCTTCCTGTCCTTTCCCCGCGTGCGGATGACGCCGCAAgccatgagaacggagcaggaccATCTTCGGCGGCACCCGAGGAGACGGCTCCCGGCTACCAGACCCCGCCAGCTCACAGTAAGACCCCTTCTTCACCACTAACTTTGCCCAAGTCTGATCCTGTCTCACCAGCTTCTACTCCGAGTTCGCTGGAGCGTTTTAACCTACGTCTGAAAGTCCGAATGGCTCAGCTAAAGTATGAGGCCGAGGAAAAGGAGAAGCGCCGTCTGATGGAGATGGAGCTGGAGATCCGCAGAATGGATCTGGAAGCCGACACTCAGATCAAGCTAAAAAGACTTGAGCTGGAAGCCCAGGCTTGGAGACGAGCCGAGATTTCCCAACAAAATGACCCACATGTTGACACGCACAAGGTTGTGACAGAACCCGACACCACAAGAGAAGAAACTACCCCTGGAATAAAACAGAGACTGGACATAAGTAAATGCATTGTGTTGGTGCCACCTTTTCGGGAGTTTgaggtggacagctacttccAGATATTTGAGCGCATTGCTGCAGCTCTTGAGTGGCCTCGTGACGTGTGGGCGTTGATCCTCCAGTGCAAGCTCACCGGAAAAGCCCAGGAG AATGTTTAA